The genomic window GATTCTTCCTCCAGGCCCCTTGCCTTGCACTCGGCGTTTACTTTTACTTCTTCAGCGCCTTGAGCACCGCTGGCGTCAAGTCGGTCTTGGCGGTGTTGGCATAGACAACCAGTTTGGAGCTGGCCGCCACCTCGTAGTCGAACAGTACGCCGAAGCCGTTGCTCTTGGCGACGGCGGCGATGGTGCTGTCCACCCGCTTGCCGATGGGCTTGAACGACTCCGCGAGGCGGGTCTGGTAGTTCTTCTGAGCCGTAACAAAGCTCTGCTGAGCCTTTTTCAGCGCGTCGGCGTCGGCCTTGGCACGGGTGCGGTTGGCCTTGACGGTGAGCTGCTGAATGTTGGCCTGACGCTTGGCGAGGTCGGTGTCCACCTTGCGGCGCAGGTCGAGGTAAGGCCCGCCGCCGGGCACCGCCGCCACGACCTTTTGCACGTTGACGAAGCCGAGGCGGGTGTTTTTCGTCTGGGCCTGGGGAACGGTGGCGAGCAGAAACAGCGGAAGCAGGAGCAGGGGACGGTGCAACTTCATGGTTTTTTCCTTTCGGGGTGGGCGCCGCGCAGAGGGCAGACACGCGGCAAAACGAAACCCCCGCAAGTCGGGGGCAGGGAAGGACGCAAACTGAGGGTTGGGCGGCGCCTTTCCCCGCCGGGCGGAGGCGCGGGGCTTACTTGATGGTCTTCTTGACGGCTTCGGTCAGATCGGTGCTGTTGTCGGCGTAGATGACCAGGCCGCTCTGCTGAGCGATGGAGCGGTCCATGATGACCGAGAAACCGTTGGCCTTGGCGTAGTCGCTCAGCGACTTGTCGATGGCAGTTTCGACCTGAGCGGTCTTGTCGTTCAGGGGCTTGGTCTTGGCGTTGTAGGTGGCGAGCAGGGCTTCACGCTGCTGCTTTTCCGCCGCCGTGGCGCTCGCGCCCTTGGCGTCGATGGCGCGCAGCTTGTTGACCGTATCGGTCAGGGTCGCGTCCTTGTTGAGGCTGTCGCTCAGCGCCACGACGTCCTTGTTGCCGGGGTGGGCCGCGAAGAGGGCGTCCACGTTCACGAAGCCGACCTTCTGGGCGGGGGTCTGGGCGTGGGGGGCGAGGGTACCGAGTCCGAATGCGGCAGCGAGGGTAACGGGCGCGAGCGCCTTGGCGGTGATCTTCATGACAGCGACGCTAGCATGCCGGTTTCTGAGCCGAATGAAGCACGTCACAGTTGTCTCACACGTCCGGTCATTCCGCCGTCAGCTTGACCCGGGCCGCAGTAGAGAGGGCAGGGGAGAATGTGGCGCTAAACTCCATTTATGCTCGTAAGTGACTGGATGACGCGTACCCCCGTGACGGTGACGCCGGATACGCCCGTGATGGACGCCCTCAAGCTGATCAGCGAACGCCGGGTCCGCCGCCTGCCGGTGCTGCGTGACGGCAAGCTCGTCGGGATCACCACCCGCAAGGACCTCAAGGACGCCATGCCCAGCAAGGCCACCACCCTGAGCGTCTGGGAACTGAACTACCTGCTGAGCAAGCTGACGGTGGAAGAAATCATGGGCCGCCCGGTCATCACCGCGCAGGAAGACGAGTACATGGAAGACGCCGCCCTGCGGATGCAGGAGCACAAGTTCGGCGGCCTGCCGGTCCTGAACGCCCAGGGCCAGATGAGCGACATCATCACCACCTCGGACGTGATTCGCGCCTTTACCACCATCCTCGGCATGAACGAGGGCGGGCAGCGCCTCACGCTCGACATGCCCGACGTGCCCGGCAGCCTGGAGCGCGCCGCGCAGGCCGTGCAGCCCAGCAACATCATCAGCGTGGCGACCTACGACGTGGATGGGGCGGGGGGCAATCGCCGGTTCGTGCTGCGTGTTGGGGGCGAGGGGCTTACTGGGGTGCGTGACCGGGTGCGGGCGGCGGGGATTTCCGTTCTGGACTGAGGTAGGGTGGAGTTTGTCCGCCTGCTCTGGCTTTGGCTGGGTGGGCGGGTTTTGTTGTTGGGGCTTGGGTTTTAGCTTTTTGGCCCCATCCCCCAGCCCCTTACCCCAAAGGGGCAAGGGGAGTTGACGTTGGCACTGGGCACTTGGCGGTGATTGCGTTTGGCGGGCGGTTTTCCTTAAGTGCGTCGGTTGGTCTAGACGCCCGTGATTTTTGAGGACGCGAGGCCCGTCGCTTTCAGCGCCCGACGGCCCTTCCGTTCTGCGTTTCACCGTTTTCCGTAGAGCAGTGAAAAGGGCTAAAGCCTAAACGTTTGTATTTGTTGACCCTCTCCCCTTGCGGGAGAGGGCCTTTGCGAAGCAAAGGGGTGAGGGGGCATCCAGACCAGCCTTTAACAACTCCATTCCTTCGACTCCTCTAAAGAAGTTAAGGAGCTTTTCTCGACGCCCCAATCCTTTCTACCTCAACACCTCCCAAGCCGCCTGTACCCCTGCGCCGCGCTCGAACTGAACACCCAGGCTGGCGAAGCAGTCTTCGAGCATCCCAGCGATGCCCAGGGTGTCGTAGCGGTCGGCGTAGCCCATTGTCGAGACGCGGAACACCGTGTCCTCGTGCGGGGCCTGACCGGGGAGCGCGCGCTGGCCCATCTCGGCGAGGCGGGCGGCCACCTGCTTGCCGCCGATCCCCTCGGGCGGACGTAGCACGGCGACAGCGGCGCTCGGGCGAGCGGCCCAGGCGGGCGCACCGAGCGCGGTGCCGGCGGCGATCAGGGCGTCGGTCTTGCGGCGTTGCTCGGCCCACAGGACTTCCAGCGGCACGCGCAGCAAGTGGTCGAGCGCCACCGAGAGCGCGTAGATCAGGTTGATGGCGGGCGTCTGCGGCGTGCTGCCTGCCTTTTGTCCGGCGAGTTCACGGGTCATGTCGAGGTAAAAGCCGTGTGGCGTGTTCTTGATCATGCGGCCTTGAACTTCAGGCGAGAACAGCACGAAGCCCAGGCCGGGCGGGGTCGCGGTGCCCTTCTGGCTGCCCGAGACGACCACGTCCACGCCCCAGGCGGCGGGGCGCAGCTCGGCGTTGCCGTAGGACGTGATGCAGTCGGCAATGATGATGAGGTCGGGATTCTGCGCTTTGGCGGCCCCGGCAATCGCTTCCAGGTCATGCAGCGCCCCGGTGCTCGTCTCGCTGTGGGTGATGGTGAGGGTGTGGGCGCCCCGGCAGGCGTCGGCCACTTCGTCGGGGTCGAGCATTTCGCCCCAGGGCTTGGCGACGATCTGGGTGTCGTAGCTGAAGCGCTTCGCCATGTCGCCCCAGCGCTCGCTGAACTTGCCCGCCTGCGCGTTGACCACCTTGGCGCCCGTCGGGGTGGTGCTGACGAGTGCGCCTTCGAAGGCGCCGGTGCCGCTGCTGGTCGTAATCACCGCGTCGTAAGGGTCGCCGAGCAGCCGGGTCAGCTTCTCGCGGGCTTCCATCAGTTTGGCGACGCCCTGGGGAGCGCGGTGGTGCATCTGCGGCTGCGCCAGCGCGAGCAGCACGTCCGGCGCGACTTCCACCGGGCCGGGCGCGATCAGGCGTTCGCGGTTGAGGGGCAGGTGGGCGGGCAGCGGGTCACTCATGACTCCGACTGTACCGGTCACCCCGGCGGGTGGACGAAATCCGTCTAAGTTGGGACAGGCGGCGGGCGCCGCGTCACCCTTGTCCTTCTCAGCGCTTACCCTGCCTCCATGCGAATCGTGATCGTGGGGGGCGTGGCCGCCGGAATGAGCGCGGCGAGCCGGGCCAAGCGTTTTGACCCGGACGCCGAGGTCGTGGTCTTTGAGCGCGGAGACTTCATCAGTTACGGCGCCTGCGGCCTGCCCTACGTGCTGGGCGGCGCGGTGGGCGAGTGGGACGACCTGATTGCCCGCACGCCCGCGCAGATGCGTGGCCGGGGCATCGG from Deinococcus radiodurans R1 = ATCC 13939 = DSM 20539 includes these protein-coding regions:
- a CDS encoding alanine--glyoxylate aminotransferase family protein — its product is MSDPLPAHLPLNRERLIAPGPVEVAPDVLLALAQPQMHHRAPQGVAKLMEAREKLTRLLGDPYDAVITTSSGTGAFEGALVSTTPTGAKVVNAQAGKFSERWGDMAKRFSYDTQIVAKPWGEMLDPDEVADACRGAHTLTITHSETSTGALHDLEAIAGAAKAQNPDLIIIADCITSYGNAELRPAAWGVDVVVSGSQKGTATPPGLGFVLFSPEVQGRMIKNTPHGFYLDMTRELAGQKAGSTPQTPAINLIYALSVALDHLLRVPLEVLWAEQRRKTDALIAAGTALGAPAWAARPSAAVAVLRPPEGIGGKQVAARLAEMGQRALPGQAPHEDTVFRVSTMGYADRYDTLGIAGMLEDCFASLGVQFERGAGVQAAWEVLR
- a CDS encoding OmpH family outer membrane protein translates to MKITAKALAPVTLAAAFGLGTLAPHAQTPAQKVGFVNVDALFAAHPGNKDVVALSDSLNKDATLTDTVNKLRAIDAKGASATAAEKQQREALLATYNAKTKPLNDKTAQVETAIDKSLSDYAKANGFSVIMDRSIAQQSGLVIYADNSTDLTEAVKKTIK
- a CDS encoding OmpH family outer membrane protein; amino-acid sequence: MKLHRPLLLLPLFLLATVPQAQTKNTRLGFVNVQKVVAAVPGGGPYLDLRRKVDTDLAKRQANIQQLTVKANRTRAKADADALKKAQQSFVTAQKNYQTRLAESFKPIGKRVDSTIAAVAKSNGFGVLFDYEVAASSKLVVYANTAKTDLTPAVLKALKK
- a CDS encoding CBS and ACT domain-containing protein, producing MLVSDWMTRTPVTVTPDTPVMDALKLISERRVRRLPVLRDGKLVGITTRKDLKDAMPSKATTLSVWELNYLLSKLTVEEIMGRPVITAQEDEYMEDAALRMQEHKFGGLPVLNAQGQMSDIITTSDVIRAFTTILGMNEGGQRLTLDMPDVPGSLERAAQAVQPSNIISVATYDVDGAGGNRRFVLRVGGEGLTGVRDRVRAAGISVLD